A DNA window from Hordeum vulgare subsp. vulgare chromosome 1H, MorexV3_pseudomolecules_assembly, whole genome shotgun sequence contains the following coding sequences:
- the LOC123411417 gene encoding uncharacterized protein LOC123411417, producing the protein MGRSPRRRAMAAAPPRDPGKNPRGLLPGDRIFASLASYITFADHLSLRLVCRSWRFFSRRLGRRPPPFPWLMLPEPASASQSAPAPACVRRQFYDIPGGRPYAYDVPGEGYHRCIASSACGWLVFVSVDLPRRLVLVNPVAGARLVLSWPFKEKNAEGRFHAALTSSPADRRACFLVLATDRLVAYCRPGQQDLGWLTLRAPGFRYDPAASDILTVGAMVYLVDGRRKVWRADLADPEPKVERRNTACPLPFGESTMRHYLVESLRHVHLVLADEHNARVALLRLDWDKKTWLQDRVRGDRVLLLGRGCSASVPAASGRPPGMLLFAHQPSLSPVDVGSGGAGLAWFWAESWVDDGSDDMLVLKKKMHHRQGEFTAGDSFWFFPAIDPDERATVASQA; encoded by the coding sequence ATGGGCCGCTCGCCTCGACGACGGGCTATGGCGGCGGCGCCGCCTCGCGATCCGGGGAAAAACCCTAGGGGGCTCCTCCCCGGCGACCGCATCTTCGCCTCGCTGGCCAGCTACATCACCTTCGCCGAccacctcagcctccgcctcgtcTGCCGCTCGTGGCGCTTCTTCTCCCGCCGCCtcggccgccgcccgccgccctTCCCGTGGCTCATGCTCCCGGAGCCGGCCTCCGCCTCGCAGTCCGCGCCCGCGCCGGCCTGCGTGCGCCGCCAGTTCTACGACATCCCCGGGGGCCGGCCCTACGCGTACGACGTCCCGGGGGAGGGCTACCACCGCTGCATCGCGTCCTCCGCCTGCGGCTGGCTCGTGTTCGTCTCCGTGGACTTGCCGCGCCGCCTCGTCCTCGTCAACCCCGTCGCCGGCGCGCGCCTGGTCCTGTCGTGGCCGTTCAAGGAGAAGAACGCCGAAGGCCGATTCCACGCCGCGCTCACGTCGTCGCCGGCTGACCGACGGGCGTGCTTCCTCGTCCTCGCCACGGACAGGCTCGTCGCCTACTGCCGCCCCGGCCAGCAGGACCTGGGGTGGCTCACCCTGCGCGCCCCGGGGTTCCGCTACGACCCGGCCGCCAGCGACATCCTCACCGTCGGCGCCATGGTGTACCTCGTCGACGGCAGGAGGAAGGTCTGGCGCGCGGACCTCGCGGACCCGGAGCCCAAGGTGGAGCGTCGGAACACGGCGTGCCCGCTCCCGTTCGGGGAGAGCACCATGCGCCACTACCTCGTGGAGTCGCTCCGGCACGTCCACCTCGTGCTCGCGGACGAGCACAACGCGCGCGTCGCGCTCTTGAGGCTGGACTGGGACAAGAAGACGTGGTTGCAGGACCGCGTGCGCGGGGACCGTGTCCTGCTGCTGGGCCGCGGGTGCTCGGCCTCTGTGCCGGCGGCGTCGGGCCGGCCGCCTGGCATGCTGTTGTTCGCGCACCAGCCGTCGTTGAGCCCCGTTGACGTGGGCAGTGGTGGCGCTGGGCTCGCGTGGTTCTGGGCGGAATCATGGGTGGATGACGGCTCGGATGATATGCTGGTACTGAAGAAGAAGATGCACCACAGGCAAGGCGAGTTCACAGCCGGTGACTCGTTCTGGTTCTTCCCGGCCATCGATCCGGATGAAAGGGCTACGGTTGCATCGCAGGCCTAG
- the LOC123411427 gene encoding pectin acetylesterase 9-like, whose protein sequence is MDRRRLWTWAAAVVAVIAAAAVAAAAAAAAGQEKRLLVGMTLVPGAASTGAVCLDGSPPAYHLHRGSGAGARGWLLQFEGGGWCNDAPSCTQRAGTRRGSTRLMSKLEVFSGVLGNDPARNPDFYNWNRVKLRYCDGGSFAGDSEFRNGSSVIYMRGQRIWDAIIADLLTKGLAKADKVLLSGCSAGGLATFFHCDDLGELLGGAATVKCMSDAGFFLDVDDISGNNSIRPFFSSLVALQGAEKNLNKGCLNSTLDPYLCFFPQYALQNIETPYFILNSAYDAYQFHHIFVPPSSDPRGHWSRCKADPSACSTSQIATLQGLRSAMLTALKPFEGEPEVGMFINSCFAHCQSELQDTWFAPNSPTLDNETIAELVGDWYFERGAAQEIDCAYPCDSTCHNIIPI, encoded by the exons ATGGACCGGCGGCGGCTCTGGACGTGGGCAGCtgccgtcgtcgccgtcatcgccgCTGCTGCTGTTGCGGctgcggctgcggcggcggcgggccaGGAGAAGAGGCTGCTGGTGGGCATGACTCTCGTCCCGGGCGCCGCGTCGACGGGGGCAG TGTGCCTCGACGGGAGCCCGCCGGCGTACCACCTCCACCGCGGCTCCGGTGCGGGCGCCCGTGGCTGGCTGCTCCAGTTCGAGGGCGGCGGCTGGTGCAACGACGCGCCGTCGTGCACCCAAAGAGCCGGCACGCGGCGAGGGTCCACCCGGCTCATGAGCAAGCTCGAGGTCTTCTCCGGCGTGCTCGGCAACGATCCGGCCAGGAACCCAG ATTTTTACAACTGGAATCGTGTGAAGCTGCGGTACTGCGACGGCGGCTCCTTCGCGGGCGATTCAGAGTTCAGAAATGGC TCTTCAGTCATCTACATGAGAGGTCAAAGGATATGGGATGCTATCATCGCCGATCTCCTCACCAAAGGCCTCGCCAAAGCCGACAAG GTCCTGCTCTCAGGCTGCTCAGCAGGAGGGCTGGCTACATTCTTCCACTGCGACGACCTCGGGGAGCTTCTCGGGGGCGCCGCCACGGTGAAATGCATGAGCGACGCGGGGTTTTTCCTTGATGT GGATGACATTTCTGGCAACAACAGCATTAGGCCTTTCTTCAGCAGCCTAGTTGCTCTGCAG GGAGCTGAGAAGAATTTGAACAAAGGCTGTTTAAATTCAACACTCGATCCTTATCTG TGTTTTTTCCCGCAGTATGCACTTCAAAACATTGAAACCCCATATTTCATCTTGAATTCAGCATACGATGCATATCAG TTCCATCACATCTTTGTGCCTCCTTCGTCTGATCCTAGGGGTCACTGGAGTCGCTGTAAGGCGGACCCTAGCGCATGCAGCACATCACAAATTGCAACTCTCCAAG GCCTAAGAAGTGCAATGTTAACAGCTCTCAAACCGTTTGAAGGCGAGCCAGAGGTGGGGATGTTCATCAATTCTTGCTTTGCACATTGCCAGAGCGAGCTGCAGGACACATGGTTTGCGCCGAATTCCCCAACACTGGACAATGAG ACAATTGCAGAGCTAGTCGGTGATTGGTACTTTGAAAGGGGTGCCGCCCAAGAAATCGACTGCGCCTATCCCTGCGACtcaacttgtcacaacattataccCATTTAA